The following proteins come from a genomic window of Finegoldia magna ATCC 29328:
- a CDS encoding MATE family efflux transporter produces the protein MWKFSVPATVGMLVQALYNVVDRIFLGAGVNQMSIGGVYLIFPIFLFLMAFGMLIGVGGNSLSSIKFGEGKKTESEIILGTSMVLSIIFGVLISGIFLLNLKWFLKIFGASDTLMPYAYDYGKIILYGAPFQMVGFAMNNFIRGEGNPRAAMVTMFIGAISNIILDYIFIFPMQMGVKGAAWATIIGQVLSSIWVVRYFLSDRALLRLTKETFRLDFHFCKQIFALGVSPFAMQLVASGINIIFNNSLKIYGGDLATSSMSVIYSVSQIAFMPIFGINQGIQPILGFNFGAHKYRRVQHTLRIAVVAGTVYMVLNWAFTMIRPDLLVKIFISRPEDYAVIKDIAIPGLRIYNSMIFMLGYSIIGSSLFQAIGKPKIGFILTMTRQLIYLLPLMLIFPKLFGLTGVWSAMPVSDVLSTLTTTYFLVKSGFLVKTIHNDDEFVLGI, from the coding sequence ATCTGGAAATTTTCAGTTCCAGCGACTGTAGGAATGTTGGTTCAAGCTTTGTACAATGTTGTAGATAGAATTTTCCTTGGTGCCGGTGTAAATCAAATGTCCATTGGTGGCGTTTATTTGATTTTCCCGATTTTTTTATTTTTGATGGCATTCGGAATGTTGATTGGTGTGGGTGGCAATTCACTTTCTTCAATTAAATTCGGTGAAGGCAAGAAAACAGAATCAGAAATAATCCTCGGCACGTCTATGGTTTTATCTATTATTTTTGGGGTTTTGATATCAGGGATTTTTCTTTTAAATTTAAAATGGTTTTTGAAGATTTTCGGCGCAAGTGACACTTTGATGCCTTACGCTTACGATTATGGAAAAATTATTTTGTATGGTGCGCCTTTTCAAATGGTTGGTTTTGCGATGAACAATTTCATTCGTGGAGAAGGCAATCCTAGAGCTGCGATGGTAACGATGTTTATCGGTGCGATTTCCAATATTATTTTGGATTATATATTCATCTTCCCAATGCAAATGGGAGTTAAAGGTGCTGCTTGGGCGACAATTATCGGTCAAGTTTTATCTAGTATTTGGGTTGTGAGATATTTCCTTTCAGATCGTGCGTTATTGCGTTTGACTAAGGAAACTTTCAGACTCGATTTTCATTTTTGCAAGCAAATTTTCGCACTAGGAGTGTCACCATTTGCGATGCAACTTGTAGCTAGTGGTATTAATATTATTTTCAACAATTCCCTTAAAATTTACGGTGGAGATTTGGCGACATCATCTATGAGTGTTATCTACAGTGTCTCACAAATTGCATTCATGCCGATTTTCGGTATTAACCAAGGTATCCAACCAATTTTAGGATTTAATTTTGGAGCGCACAAATACAGACGTGTTCAGCACACTCTAAGAATTGCAGTTGTTGCAGGAACTGTGTACATGGTTTTGAATTGGGCATTCACAATGATTAGACCAGATTTGTTGGTGAAAATTTTTATTTCAAGACCTGAAGATTATGCAGTCATCAAGGACATCGCAATTCCTGGACTTAGAATTTACAATTCGATGATTTTCATGCTTGGATATTCCATAATTGGATCGTCATTGTTCCAAGCAATCGGCAAACCAAAAATTGGTTTCATATTGACAATGACAAGACAACTTATTTATTTGTTGCCGTTGATGTTGATTTTCCCAAAACTTTTCGGACTAACAGGCGTGTGGTCAGCGATGCCAGTGTCTGATGTTTTATCCACATTAACTACGACTTATTTCTTGGTTAAATCTGGATTTTTGGTTAAAACAATTCACAACGACGACGAATTTGTTCTCGGAATTTAA
- a CDS encoding glycosyltransferase family 4 protein gives MKILHVIAQLPKQTGSGVYFTNVIQYMQQNHENAAVFGIQDDIKLNLDESIKTYPVEFKSEKLNFPIVGMSDEMPYDSTKYSDMTHNMIEDWTNEFTKQLKKAKQEFKPDVIVSHHCWMLSSLVLDIFDETPVLLLNHGTDIRQTNLNPELFMTCVNNLNRAKKVLALSKKDVEPISDIFEIDKEKIVVMGGGYNSNIFYRRKEDPHNERITLLFAGKLSHAKGVYELCKAFKKLEEKYDNLELTLVGDVDIETKIELWDQTANSLHFDLHNTSCQKNLSNKMRASDIYVLPSYYEGLGLIAIEALGCGMRVVVTEIEGLIQTLDDEINNSTAIEFVKMPRLKTIDRPYESEIEPFVDRLAQAIETQIIRVQNQEPIPEKIHELVLNHSWDHIMLEIENELMEIVEK, from the coding sequence ATGAAAATACTACACGTAATCGCACAACTACCGAAGCAAACTGGAAGTGGCGTTTATTTTACAAATGTAATTCAGTATATGCAACAAAACCACGAAAATGCTGCTGTTTTTGGAATACAAGATGATATAAAATTAAACTTGGATGAATCAATTAAAACATATCCGGTGGAATTTAAAAGCGAAAAATTGAACTTCCCAATAGTTGGAATGAGCGATGAAATGCCTTACGATTCAACAAAATACAGCGACATGACACACAATATGATTGAAGATTGGACAAATGAATTCACGAAACAATTGAAAAAAGCAAAACAAGAATTCAAGCCAGATGTCATCGTATCTCATCATTGTTGGATGTTAAGCAGTCTCGTGTTAGATATTTTCGATGAAACTCCTGTTTTATTACTAAATCACGGAACAGACATCAGACAAACCAACCTCAACCCAGAATTGTTCATGACATGTGTGAATAATCTGAACCGTGCAAAAAAAGTTCTCGCATTAAGCAAAAAAGACGTAGAACCAATTTCTGATATATTTGAAATCGACAAAGAAAAAATCGTCGTAATGGGTGGTGGTTACAACAGCAATATTTTCTACAGAAGAAAAGAAGACCCACACAACGAAAGAATTACACTATTGTTTGCAGGGAAATTATCGCACGCAAAAGGAGTGTACGAACTTTGCAAAGCATTCAAAAAGCTAGAAGAAAAATACGATAATTTGGAATTGACATTAGTCGGAGATGTCGACATAGAAACAAAAATTGAGTTGTGGGACCAAACGGCAAACTCGCTTCACTTCGATTTGCACAACACATCTTGTCAGAAAAACCTCTCCAACAAAATGAGAGCATCGGACATATATGTGCTTCCAAGCTACTACGAAGGATTGGGACTCATTGCAATCGAAGCATTGGGTTGTGGAATGAGAGTCGTTGTAACAGAAATAGAAGGACTCATCCAAACACTAGATGACGAAATAAATAACAGTACAGCCATCGAATTTGTCAAAATGCCACGACTCAAAACAATCGACAGGCCTTACGAATCAGAAATCGAACCATTCGTCGACAGATTGGCACAGGCTATTGAAACACAAATAATCAGAGTTCAAAACCAAGAACCAATACCAGAAAAAATCCACGAATTAGTATTGAATCATTCTTGGGATCATATTATGCTTGAAATCGAGAATGAGTTGATGGAGATAGTGGAGAAATAA
- a CDS encoding diacylglycerol/lipid kinase family protein has protein sequence MNKFKKSIVMYHNNSGQQDIFELLSQCSSNILKLSNETVFFQSEEQGDFYKKCEELKDFDLVIVVGGDGTINEVINGLYDYDMNPVIGIIPGGSFNDFSRTVNIGANPIEASENLLDAEVKEYDCILNDDKIALNFWTVGMASENAQKMQDADKSTFGVLTYIPKIFETLTQDNSFDYEMEIDGKTLKGNAVMVFVVNGLYSGGVEIPISDISPSDGILNVFVVEESNLASFKAMFGQSNSLDFNEQNEGVQTFKAKEIKFISPEGLVADTDGELYQKTPSNIKVIEKRFKFLSKPFEQ, from the coding sequence ATGAATAAATTCAAAAAATCAATCGTAATGTATCACAATAATTCAGGACAACAAGACATATTTGAATTATTGTCTCAATGTAGCTCTAATATATTAAAATTATCAAATGAAACAGTGTTTTTCCAAAGCGAAGAACAAGGTGATTTTTACAAAAAATGTGAAGAATTAAAAGATTTTGATTTGGTAATAGTAGTCGGAGGCGATGGAACAATAAACGAAGTCATCAATGGATTATATGATTACGACATGAACCCTGTCATAGGAATTATTCCAGGCGGATCATTCAACGATTTCTCACGAACTGTGAATATTGGAGCAAATCCAATAGAAGCAAGTGAAAATTTATTGGATGCAGAAGTCAAAGAATACGACTGCATATTAAATGACGACAAAATCGCTCTGAATTTCTGGACAGTGGGAATGGCATCAGAAAACGCACAAAAAATGCAAGATGCCGACAAATCAACTTTTGGTGTTTTGACATATATTCCAAAAATTTTTGAAACATTAACACAAGATAATTCATTTGATTACGAAATGGAAATAGATGGCAAAACTTTAAAAGGAAATGCCGTTATGGTATTTGTCGTTAATGGTTTGTATTCCGGTGGAGTTGAAATTCCAATATCTGACATCAGCCCAAGCGATGGAATATTGAACGTATTTGTAGTTGAAGAATCCAACCTAGCTTCCTTCAAAGCAATGTTTGGACAATCAAACAGCCTTGATTTTAACGAACAAAACGAAGGCGTTCAGACATTCAAAGCAAAAGAAATAAAGTTCATCTCACCTGAAGGATTAGTAGCAGATACTGACGGAGAATTGTACCAAAAAACACCATCAAACATCAAAGTAATAGAAAAAAGATTCAAATTCTTATCGAAACCATTTGAACAATAA
- a CDS encoding heparan-alpha-glucosaminide N-acetyltransferase, translating into MKRNNLIDTLRGFAIVNMVIYHLLFDLVYMENFKIEWFVNTPGMIWERFICISFILISGYCFNLSHNHKKHTLTLFIVSMILSVTTYFFANEFFIVFGIIHLLCAASFLTTFVDKLTLNKKILCDLSFVLFILTYKISAHPVNISSNLFSFVGFYNDKFYSGDYFPLLPWYFMYLVGYCAHDFLDIKLNVRENVLSKMGKKSLMIYLIHQPIIMIIVQIVKFLGGLNE; encoded by the coding sequence ATGAAACGAAATAATCTAATCGATACGTTAAGGGGATTTGCGATTGTAAACATGGTGATTTATCATTTGCTGTTCGATCTTGTTTACATGGAAAATTTCAAAATCGAATGGTTTGTAAATACGCCTGGAATGATTTGGGAGAGATTCATCTGCATTAGCTTTATTTTAATATCGGGCTATTGCTTCAATTTGTCCCACAATCACAAGAAACACACATTGACGCTTTTTATCGTCTCAATGATTTTGAGTGTTACGACGTATTTTTTCGCTAATGAGTTTTTCATAGTTTTTGGGATAATTCATCTATTGTGTGCAGCATCTTTCTTAACGACTTTTGTCGACAAATTAACCCTTAACAAAAAAATATTATGTGACCTATCTTTTGTGTTGTTTATTTTAACTTACAAAATAAGTGCTCATCCTGTGAATATAAGTAGCAATCTGTTTAGTTTCGTTGGATTTTACAACGACAAATTCTACAGCGGCGATTATTTCCCATTACTACCTTGGTATTTCATGTATCTAGTTGGTTATTGCGCACACGATTTTTTAGATATAAAATTAAATGTAAGAGAAAATGTATTATCAAAAATGGGCAAAAAAAGTTTGATGATTTATTTAATTCACCAACCTATCATAATGATAATTGTACAAATCGTAAAATTTTTAGGAGGACTCAATGAATAA
- a CDS encoding leucine-rich repeat protein translates to MNKKKIIFSLVFVFALIFGLNINSKAADDKYTADDFVIVGDTVYGFSKSGVQKLKRNRNVVLPTKSKENVDLKKIASFAFVHDKSSEIDEYTQREGENGEINNLDVDGNEIKKLGEDFGQLDIESVEIPKGYTYIGQDAFRENKNIKSVNLPNSIIKISDYAFADLSLKTIKLPDNLEFLGDQVFFYNQIEGKLILPKNLTNLGERSFKSNQITELEFNCEKLEIIKEQAFEDNKIKQAKLPDSVKKIEIGAFNGNLGDENYAMKVVLFSNGNVDNKDSSSIVNPTEEDKTTSVDVDSSKWDEKDFVFDKGKVLGFSGIGKLKVRKNKDLVIPEKNGKYPIDEIGDDAFRNVDFEGSSLNKYDLKSIKLPKTVKKIGKFAFQSNYLTDFEAPEALKIIGDGAFMNNKIETLELSEKTEIIGSSAFHINKLFAIVIYPNVREIGISAFRNNDAQNVMFMGDKVEKIGEMAFCNNKIDELDLSLLTKLKEIPVQAFYKNSITKVTMPENLESVKEEAFRYNNLKEIDFSNKIKEIKFNAFDDNKVGDNYKKVLVKIKGKTLADGNNFVVNPEETTKNKDDLKKVLDELNKLDLTELRDDTQKQFEDMKAEGEKLLKQDKLSEGAKLKYIHDTQFFINRYKLDSLIKKGELTIKNNPQNTEILKDKLEYAKKSYNNSAVVDNKLTRLTKELQNLINIVENKGNMADSIMKQGHFELKTPLPIPSYHIGMNVYFDKNGKILYVLDMSYTIGKGQKDEYGNEILNVDEDNEGYHMLALETLDDYEGLNYSDILKSNVDSLGKIRKVDDRAKYHREGIFEAIKDACKDFEKENITKPGKKNPTKPEKPGKEDPAKPGKEDPTKPGKENPANPGTTTPSNPGTTTPSNPGTVTPSVPGTTTPETPAQTTKETTKETTRVAGADRINTAVEVSKKYYKSAETVIIANYEKFADSLSASALSKALKAPILLVKKDQLDSVVAQEIKRLGAKNVVVIGGEQSVDEAKNSLSKYNVQTIAGSDRYETSAKIAQEIIKRTGTTQAVIASGETFADALTVAPLANKNNMPILLVQPNNIPKATQEVLKQINKAIIVGGEKTISKEVANKLPNATRIAGANRYETAKKIYEYGFKDRSEVNIANGTNFADSLVIGSIDCPILLAESNEVPESTKQAIKDSKFEKVNVFGGENSIDESVVKELIK, encoded by the coding sequence ATGAACAAAAAGAAGATTATTTTTTCTTTGGTTTTTGTATTTGCTTTGATTTTTGGATTAAATATTAATTCCAAAGCAGCGGATGACAAATATACAGCGGATGATTTTGTGATTGTGGGAGATACTGTATACGGTTTTTCAAAAAGCGGAGTACAAAAGCTAAAAAGAAATCGAAATGTTGTGCTACCAACAAAAAGCAAAGAAAATGTAGATTTGAAAAAAATAGCAAGTTTTGCTTTTGTGCACGATAAGAGTAGTGAGATTGACGAGTATACTCAAAGAGAAGGCGAAAATGGAGAGATTAACAACTTAGATGTTGATGGAAACGAAATTAAAAAGCTTGGAGAAGATTTCGGGCAATTAGACATAGAATCTGTAGAGATTCCTAAAGGATATACTTATATTGGACAAGATGCTTTTCGAGAAAATAAAAATATTAAAAGCGTTAATTTACCAAACAGCATAATTAAAATTAGTGATTATGCATTTGCAGATCTAAGTTTAAAGACTATAAAATTACCAGATAATTTGGAATTTTTGGGAGATCAAGTATTTTTTTATAATCAAATAGAAGGCAAACTTATTTTACCTAAAAATTTAACAAATTTAGGAGAAAGATCATTTAAATCTAATCAAATTACAGAATTAGAATTTAATTGTGAAAAATTGGAAATTATAAAAGAACAAGCTTTTGAAGATAATAAAATTAAGCAAGCGAAACTTCCAGATAGTGTGAAAAAAATTGAGATTGGTGCATTTAATGGAAACCTTGGTGATGAAAACTACGCAATGAAAGTTGTGCTTTTCTCAAATGGAAATGTGGACAACAAAGATTCTTCTTCCATTGTTAATCCGACAGAAGAAGACAAGACAACTTCAGTAGATGTGGATAGTTCAAAATGGGATGAAAAAGATTTTGTGTTTGATAAGGGCAAGGTTCTTGGATTTTCTGGTATCGGGAAATTAAAAGTTCGTAAGAATAAGGATCTTGTAATTCCTGAAAAGAATGGGAAATATCCTATTGATGAAATAGGAGATGATGCATTTAGAAATGTGGATTTTGAAGGTAGTAGTTTAAACAAATACGATTTGAAAAGCATTAAACTTCCAAAAACTGTGAAAAAAATCGGGAAATTTGCATTCCAGTCTAATTATTTGACAGACTTTGAAGCTCCAGAAGCTCTTAAAATAATTGGAGACGGAGCATTCATGAATAACAAGATAGAAACGCTTGAATTAAGCGAAAAGACTGAAATAATTGGAAGTAGTGCGTTTCATATTAATAAATTATTTGCGATTGTGATTTATCCAAATGTTAGAGAAATTGGAATTTCAGCTTTTAGAAATAACGATGCACAAAATGTAATGTTTATGGGCGATAAAGTTGAAAAAATAGGAGAAATGGCTTTTTGTAACAATAAAATAGATGAATTGGATTTGAGTTTATTAACAAAACTAAAAGAAATCCCTGTTCAAGCTTTTTACAAAAATAGCATTACAAAGGTTACAATGCCCGAAAATTTGGAAAGTGTAAAAGAAGAAGCATTCAGATACAATAATTTAAAAGAGATTGATTTTTCGAATAAAATCAAAGAAATAAAATTTAACGCATTTGACGATAACAAAGTTGGGGATAACTACAAAAAAGTTTTAGTTAAAATAAAAGGAAAAACATTAGCTGATGGAAACAATTTTGTTGTTAATCCTGAAGAAACTACGAAAAATAAAGATGATTTGAAAAAAGTTTTGGATGAATTAAACAAGTTAGATTTAACAGAACTCAGAGATGATACTCAAAAGCAATTTGAAGATATGAAGGCTGAAGGTGAAAAACTGTTAAAACAAGATAAATTATCTGAGGGTGCGAAGTTAAAGTACATCCATGATACTCAGTTTTTTATAAATCGCTATAAGTTAGACTCATTAATTAAAAAAGGAGAACTAACTATTAAAAATAATCCACAGAATACTGAGATTTTGAAAGATAAACTTGAATACGCAAAAAAATCTTATAACAATTCAGCTGTTGTGGATAATAAATTAACTCGTTTAACAAAAGAATTACAAAATCTTATTAATATTGTTGAAAACAAAGGAAATATGGCAGATTCAATAATGAAACAAGGCCATTTTGAACTTAAAACTCCACTTCCAATTCCGTCCTATCATATTGGAATGAATGTGTATTTTGACAAAAACGGCAAAATCTTATATGTGTTAGATATGTCTTATACTATTGGGAAAGGACAAAAAGACGAGTACGGAAATGAGATTTTGAATGTTGATGAAGATAATGAAGGTTATCATATGTTAGCCTTGGAGACTTTGGATGATTATGAAGGGCTAAATTACTCAGATATTTTGAAATCAAATGTAGATAGTCTTGGAAAAATCAGAAAAGTTGATGATAGAGCAAAATATCATAGGGAAGGAATTTTTGAAGCAATAAAAGATGCTTGCAAAGATTTTGAAAAGGAAAATATAACAAAACCTGGCAAGAAAAACCCAACAAAACCAGAAAAACCTGGCAAGGAAGATCCAGCAAAACCTGGCAAAGAAGATCCAACAAAACCTGGCAAGGAAAACCCAGCTAACCCAGGAACAACAACACCAAGTAACCCAGGAACAACAACACCAAGTAACCCTGGAACAGTAACACCAAGTGTACCTGGAACAACAACACCAGAAACACCAGCTCAAACAACAAAAGAAACAACAAAAGAAACAACAAGAGTTGCAGGAGCTGACAGAATCAACACAGCAGTAGAAGTATCCAAGAAATACTACAAATCTGCTGAAACAGTAATCATAGCAAACTACGAAAAATTCGCAGACAGCTTATCAGCATCAGCATTATCAAAAGCATTAAAAGCACCAATCTTGCTAGTTAAAAAAGATCAATTAGACTCAGTAGTAGCACAAGAAATCAAGAGATTAGGAGCAAAAAATGTAGTTGTAATAGGTGGAGAACAATCAGTAGATGAAGCTAAAAACAGCCTATCAAAATACAACGTACAAACAATAGCTGGATCTGACAGATACGAAACAAGCGCTAAGATTGCACAAGAAATAATCAAACGCACAGGAACAACACAAGCGGTCATCGCAAGCGGAGAAACATTCGCAGACGCATTGACAGTAGCACCACTAGCAAACAAAAACAACATGCCAATACTACTTGTACAACCAAACAACATACCAAAAGCAACACAAGAAGTATTGAAACAAATCAATAAAGCAATAATTGTAGGAGGAGAAAAGACAATCTCCAAAGAAGTAGCAAACAAACTACCAAACGCTACAAGAATTGCCGGAGCAAACCGTTACGAAACAGCAAAGAAAATTTACGAATACGGCTTCAAAGATAGATCAGAAGTTAACATCGCAAACGGAACAAACTTTGCAGACAGCTTAGTAATAGGCTCCATTGATTGCCCAATATTATTAGCAGAATCAAACGAAGTACCAGAAAGCACAAAACAAGCTATCAAAGACTCAAAATTTGAAAAAGTTAATGTATTTGGTGGAGAAAACTCAATAGATGAATCAGTCGTAAAAGAATTGATTAAATAA
- the cls gene encoding cardiolipin synthase produces the protein MKKLFKFLTSRIMLLAIVFIIQISLLVYLILSFQRNFVYVYTLNIIISFAFTIMVVNTDVNPSFKLGWLIPIWIFPLFGAVFYLFFRRNRFVRAQQRRMDTISSTFNNHILSNGNVIDELEGDSKSIATYINTTAHAPVFSKTSSKYLKNGEVFFEYLMEDLKNAKDYIFLEFFIIEEGYMFNNILEVLEQKVKEGVDVRILYDDFGCMTKLSRRYYNKLEKKGIKVQVFNPIRVLPMPRHNNRDHRKIIVIDGKVAYTGGFNLADEYMNKIQKFGYWKDTGIRVTGDGVWSFTIMFLSIWELYDDNELDYKYYFEKTVPDVSENEGYCQPYTDSPLDDVPVGKGAYMQLVSRSRKYFYITTPYLIPSDDMIDSLRDAALSGVDVRIMTPGIPDKKLVYMVTRTYYKSLLEAGVRIFEYSPGFLHAKSCISDDKYCVIGSINLDFRSLYLHFENGAMYYDSHIISDLKEDFLEMQSQSREIFSRQLESQSVFRKIISVILKVFSPMI, from the coding sequence ATGAAAAAATTATTCAAATTTTTAACTAGTAGAATAATGCTTCTGGCAATTGTATTTATCATTCAAATTTCTCTATTAGTTTATTTGATTTTAAGTTTTCAAAGAAATTTTGTGTACGTGTACACATTAAACATTATAATATCCTTCGCTTTTACGATAATGGTGGTCAACACCGATGTAAACCCGAGTTTCAAACTAGGATGGCTTATTCCTATATGGATATTTCCGTTGTTTGGAGCGGTGTTCTATTTGTTTTTCAGAAGAAACAGATTCGTTCGTGCACAACAAAGACGAATGGACACGATAAGTTCAACATTTAACAACCATATCTTGTCAAATGGTAATGTAATTGACGAGCTTGAAGGAGACTCCAAGTCAATCGCAACTTACATAAACACAACAGCTCACGCTCCAGTTTTTTCGAAAACGAGTTCGAAATATTTGAAAAACGGCGAAGTTTTCTTCGAGTATTTGATGGAAGATTTAAAAAACGCAAAGGATTATATTTTCTTGGAGTTTTTTATAATCGAAGAAGGCTACATGTTCAATAATATTTTGGAAGTTTTGGAACAAAAAGTAAAAGAAGGAGTCGACGTCAGGATTTTGTACGACGATTTCGGTTGCATGACGAAACTTTCGCGTAGATATTACAACAAGCTAGAAAAAAAAGGTATAAAAGTTCAAGTTTTCAATCCGATTCGAGTTCTACCAATGCCTCGTCACAACAACAGAGATCACAGAAAAATCATCGTTATAGATGGAAAAGTCGCTTACACTGGCGGATTTAATTTGGCGGATGAATACATGAACAAAATCCAAAAATTTGGATATTGGAAGGACACAGGAATCAGAGTTACAGGTGATGGTGTGTGGTCATTTACGATAATGTTCTTGTCAATTTGGGAATTGTACGATGACAATGAGCTTGACTACAAATATTATTTCGAAAAAACTGTCCCAGATGTTTCCGAAAACGAAGGTTATTGCCAACCTTATACGGATTCTCCATTAGACGATGTTCCTGTTGGAAAGGGTGCGTACATGCAATTGGTGTCTCGTTCCAGAAAATATTTCTACATTACAACTCCGTATTTGATTCCATCAGATGACATGATAGATTCCCTAAGAGATGCGGCGTTAAGCGGTGTCGATGTCAGAATCATGACTCCTGGAATTCCCGACAAAAAATTGGTGTATATGGTTACAAGAACATACTACAAGTCGCTTTTGGAAGCGGGTGTTAGAATTTTCGAATACTCACCAGGATTTTTGCACGCAAAAAGTTGTATTAGTGATGACAAATACTGTGTCATTGGCTCTATCAATCTCGATTTTAGATCATTGTATCTACACTTTGAAAACGGAGCAATGTACTACGATTCACACATTATTTCCGATTTAAAGGAAGATTTCTTGGAAATGCAATCCCAATCACGAGAAATTTTCTCCAGACAATTGGAAAGCCAAAGCGTGTTTAGAAAAATTATATCCGTAATACTAAAAGTATTCTCACCAATGATATGA
- the tyrS gene encoding tyrosine--tRNA ligase: protein MINYKFEHENVFDELVARGYFEQATYEDELRDLLGKERVPFYIGFDATADSLTIGHFIQLMVMMRMQAHGHIPICLLGGGTTMIGDPSGRNDMRSIMTKEVIDENARRFYSQMTRFIDFGDDKAYIENNKDWLLNLNFLDFMREIGVHFSVNQMLTLESYKNRMKQGLTFFEFSYMLMQSYDYLVLYRKYGCKLQMGGSDQWSNILGGYDLVRKLENDKVYAMTFKLLTTADGVKMGKSQKGAVWLDENKTTPYDLFQYMRNVDDRDVEKFLLMLTFLPTDECKRLGSLEGSEINKAKEVLAFEVCKLVHGEEKAEEARQTANALFNSNVVDENMPTTEMKALDFENGIGLLNLLTMTGLTQSNSEARRLVTQNGISVNDNKEADPKRVITIHDFNDDELIIKKGKKVYHRVKLV, encoded by the coding sequence ATGATTAATTACAAATTTGAACACGAAAATGTGTTCGACGAATTAGTAGCGCGTGGATATTTTGAACAAGCTACTTATGAGGATGAATTGAGAGATTTACTTGGAAAAGAAAGAGTTCCATTTTATATCGGATTCGATGCGACTGCAGATAGTTTGACTATTGGCCATTTTATTCAACTTATGGTTATGATGAGAATGCAAGCTCACGGTCACATTCCGATTTGTCTTTTGGGTGGTGGAACAACTATGATTGGTGATCCTTCCGGTCGTAACGATATGAGAAGTATCATGACTAAGGAAGTTATCGACGAAAATGCCAGAAGATTTTATTCCCAAATGACAAGATTCATCGATTTTGGTGATGACAAGGCTTACATTGAAAACAACAAGGATTGGTTGTTGAATTTGAATTTCTTGGATTTCATGAGAGAAATCGGCGTTCATTTTTCTGTAAATCAAATGTTGACTTTGGAAAGTTACAAGAACAGAATGAAACAAGGTCTAACATTTTTCGAATTTAGTTACATGTTGATGCAATCATACGATTATTTGGTATTGTACAGAAAATACGGTTGTAAATTACAAATGGGCGGCTCTGATCAATGGTCAAATATTTTGGGCGGATACGATTTGGTTAGAAAATTGGAAAACGACAAAGTTTATGCGATGACTTTCAAGCTTTTAACAACTGCTGACGGAGTGAAAATGGGTAAATCACAAAAAGGTGCTGTGTGGTTGGACGAAAACAAGACAACTCCTTACGATTTATTCCAATACATGAGAAATGTTGACGACAGAGATGTGGAAAAATTCTTGTTGATGTTGACATTCTTGCCAACTGATGAATGCAAGAGACTTGGTAGCTTAGAAGGAAGCGAAATCAACAAAGCTAAGGAAGTTTTGGCTTTTGAGGTGTGCAAATTAGTTCACGGCGAAGAAAAAGCAGAAGAAGCTCGCCAAACAGCAAATGCGTTGTTCAATTCAAATGTTGTTGATGAAAATATGCCAACAACTGAAATGAAAGCTTTGGATTTTGAAAATGGAATTGGTTTGTTGAATTTGTTGACAATGACAGGCCTTACTCAATCAAACAGCGAAGCACGTAGACTTGTAACTCAAAACGGTATTTCTGTTAATGACAACAAGGAAGCTGATCCTAAAAGAGTTATCACAATTCACGATTTTAACGACGATGAACTTATTATCAAAAAAGGTAAGAAAGTATATCACAGAGTAAAATTAGTATAA